In the genome of Tautonia rosea, the window TCATCGGTGATGACATTGTCATCACCGTGGTGGATATACGGGGCGATAAGGTCCGGTTGGGGATCGCGGCCCCGATCGAGATCTCCGTACACCGTCAGGAGGTGTACGAGGCCATCCAGCGAGAGAACCGGCAAGCCAGCCGCCTGGATCCCCAGGAGGCCCGCCGGATCGACCGCCTCAACGGTCCTCCTCTGCGGCGAGAGCCGCGGCGGCCACGACCCGAGGGGCCTTGATCCTGCCGATGCTCAAGCCAGATGGCTGCTCTCCTCGTCGTTAACCTCACAGAGATACAGCAGTTCCGGCGAGCCCCGGTTTCGGCCGAGGGCTCGCCTGGCCCGACTCACCCGGCGTGATTCGATTCCCCAACGATTGCGAATTCGCGCGAGAACCCCG includes:
- the csrA gene encoding carbon storage regulator CsrA, with protein sequence MLVLSRHRDESIIIGDDIVITVVDIRGDKVRLGIAAPIEISVHRQEVYEAIQRENRQASRLDPQEARRIDRLNGPPLRREPRRPRPEGP